A window of Candidatus Kinetoplastibacterium crithidii (ex Angomonas deanei ATCC 30255) contains these coding sequences:
- the miaB gene encoding tRNA (N6-isopentenyl adenosine(37)-C2)-methylthiotransferase MiaB, translated as MHKKDSENKNINKYNVYIKTFGCQMNEYDSEKIIDILGTKKQIEIVKQAEKADIIILNTCSIREKAQEKVFSDLGRIKEIKEENPNLIIGVGGCVASQEGHEIIKRAPYVDIVFGPQTIHKVSSLIDSRILNNKPQIDISFPEIEKFDSIPLPKITKPTAFVSIMEGCSKYCSFCVVPYTRGTEVSRPFEDVLLEIADLANNGIKEITLLGQNVNAYRGVIGQSKEIADLAMLLEYIHEIPGIERIRYTTSHPREMTKRIYDAYVNLPKLVSFLHLPVQSGSDKILSAMKRGYSSIEYKSIIRNLRTARPGLKVSSDFIVGFPGETEDDFKKTLALIEDVGFDTSFSFIYSPRPGTPAANIPDINSHEIKLQRLQRLQSLINDQAKNISQSMLHSTQRILIEGVSKNNANELMGRTENNRVVNFACNNSNIGDLVDIKITQINSNTLRGEINYAQ; from the coding sequence ATGCATAAAAAAGACTCAGAAAACAAAAACATAAATAAATATAATGTGTATATTAAAACTTTTGGCTGTCAAATGAATGAATATGACTCAGAAAAAATTATTGATATACTAGGAACAAAAAAACAAATTGAAATAGTAAAACAAGCTGAAAAAGCTGATATCATCATATTAAACACTTGCTCGATAAGAGAAAAAGCCCAAGAAAAAGTGTTTTCAGATTTAGGAAGAATAAAAGAGATCAAAGAAGAAAATCCAAATCTTATTATAGGAGTTGGAGGGTGCGTAGCTAGTCAAGAAGGTCATGAAATAATAAAAAGAGCTCCTTATGTAGATATAGTGTTTGGACCACAAACCATACATAAAGTATCTTCTTTGATAGATTCAAGAATTCTAAATAATAAACCACAAATAGATATAAGCTTTCCAGAAATAGAAAAGTTTGATTCTATACCACTGCCAAAAATAACTAAACCAACAGCTTTCGTCTCTATAATGGAAGGATGTAGCAAATACTGTAGTTTTTGTGTTGTCCCCTACACTAGAGGCACTGAAGTATCAAGGCCATTTGAAGACGTGTTATTAGAGATTGCAGATCTTGCAAATAATGGAATCAAAGAAATTACTCTATTGGGACAAAACGTTAATGCTTATAGAGGGGTGATAGGACAAAGCAAAGAAATAGCAGACCTTGCAATGCTTTTAGAATATATACATGAAATACCAGGTATAGAAAGGATTAGATACACAACATCTCACCCTAGAGAAATGACTAAAAGAATATATGATGCTTATGTTAATTTACCAAAATTAGTATCATTCTTACACTTACCAGTGCAATCTGGTAGTGACAAAATTTTATCTGCGATGAAGAGAGGATATTCCTCTATTGAATACAAATCAATTATTAGGAATTTGAGAACAGCAAGACCTGGATTAAAAGTATCCTCAGATTTTATAGTTGGCTTTCCAGGGGAGACTGAAGATGATTTTAAAAAAACTCTGGCATTAATAGAAGATGTTGGATTTGATACATCATTTTCTTTTATATACTCTCCAAGACCAGGCACTCCAGCAGCTAATATACCTGACATCAATAGTCATGAAATAAAATTACAAAGATTACAAAGACTACAAAGTTTAATCAATGATCAAGCAAAAAATATCTCCCAATCTATGCTTCATTCTACACAAAGAATTCTAATAGAAGGAGTCTCAAAAAACAATGCGAACGAACTAATGGGACGAACTGAAAATAATAGAGTTGTTAATTTTGCATGCAATAATAGCAATATAGGTGATTTGGTAGATATAAAAATAACTCAAATAAACAGCAATACACTAAGAGGTGAAATTAACTACGCTCAATAA
- a CDS encoding PhoH family protein has translation MQNNISKKQINCDQIIFDETNANFVISRLCGPLDINIKILSDNTNTYITRIGNIFKIQGQDFLLAKKALYSFYEQAKKQELMEKDIFLGIKEIRENESINNEPEINEQNCYNDFFNFSKFKPKSNQQHKCLENIYKNVINFSIGPAGTGKTMLAIVCAIRYLELGIIKKILLTRPAVEAGERLGFLPGDLTQKIDPYLRPLYDILYEFIGAEKVQKLIEKQIIEIAPLAYMRGRTLNNSFIILDESQNTTPEQMKMFLTRIGFHSKAVITGDPSQIDLQKGQKSGLSHAISILNDIDGISITRFTQKDIMRHPLVSKIVEAYEKS, from the coding sequence ATGCAAAACAATATAAGCAAAAAACAAATAAATTGTGATCAAATCATCTTTGATGAAACAAATGCTAATTTTGTTATATCAAGACTGTGTGGTCCTTTGGATATAAATATTAAAATATTATCTGATAACACAAATACTTACATAACAAGAATTGGCAATATCTTCAAAATACAGGGACAAGATTTCTTATTGGCAAAAAAAGCTTTATATTCATTCTATGAACAAGCAAAAAAACAGGAGCTAATGGAAAAAGATATATTCTTAGGTATAAAAGAAATTAGAGAAAATGAATCTATAAATAACGAACCAGAAATAAATGAACAAAATTGTTATAATGATTTTTTTAACTTTAGCAAATTTAAACCTAAAAGTAATCAACAACATAAATGTTTAGAAAACATTTATAAAAACGTCATTAATTTTAGTATTGGGCCTGCAGGTACTGGGAAAACAATGTTAGCAATAGTTTGCGCAATTAGATATCTAGAACTAGGCATAATAAAAAAAATATTACTGACACGTCCAGCAGTAGAAGCAGGAGAAAGACTAGGGTTTCTACCAGGAGATTTGACCCAGAAAATAGATCCATATCTAAGACCATTATATGATATCTTATATGAGTTTATTGGAGCAGAAAAAGTTCAAAAACTAATAGAGAAACAAATTATAGAAATAGCTCCTTTAGCATACATGAGAGGAAGAACATTAAACAATTCTTTCATAATACTAGATGAGTCTCAAAATACTACTCCAGAACAAATGAAGATGTTTCTTACAAGAATAGGTTTCCATAGTAAAGCAGTTATTACTGGTGACCCATCGCAAATAGATTTACAAAAAGGACAGAAAAGTGGTTTAAGTCATGCCATATCAATTTTAAATGATATAGATGGAATTTCTATAACAAGATTTACACAAAAAGACATAATGCGACACCCTCTAGTATCAAAAATAGTAGAAGCTTATGAGAAAAGCTAA
- the tgt gene encoding tRNA guanosine(34) transglycosylase Tgt: MNITEFKIIKNDNMARTGYLRLKHGIVQTPIFMPVGTYASVKSILPYELKNIGAQIILSNTFHLWLRPGIDIINIHDGLHNFMQWDKPILTDSGGFQVFSLSKNRKITESGVSFSSPINGEKLFLTPEKSVQIQYCLQSDISMVFDECTPYKIGERVISKKETLDSMLLSARWAERSSIEFKNQENQNMLFGIVQGGMHEDLRQESIDRLSQIGFHGYAIGGLSVGEPKDDMKRILEHTAIKLPIKTPKYLMGVGTPEDIVHGVANGIDMFDCVMPTRNARNGWLFTRYGDIKIRNSKYKKDSSPLDESCQCYTCQNFSRSYLHHLQLTKEINGARLNTIHNLYFYLKMMQEIREEINNGTFDKWRINFINNRLSKLL, translated from the coding sequence ATGAACATAACAGAATTTAAAATTATTAAAAATGATAACATGGCAAGAACAGGTTATCTAAGATTGAAACATGGAATAGTACAAACTCCAATTTTTATGCCAGTTGGAACATATGCTAGCGTTAAATCAATACTACCATATGAACTTAAAAATATAGGAGCTCAAATAATCCTCTCTAATACTTTCCATCTTTGGCTAAGACCCGGTATTGATATAATAAATATCCATGATGGACTCCATAATTTTATGCAGTGGGATAAACCTATATTAACAGATTCAGGGGGGTTTCAAGTATTCAGTTTGAGCAAAAACCGAAAAATTACGGAAAGTGGAGTATCTTTCTCCTCCCCTATAAATGGTGAAAAATTATTCTTAACACCTGAAAAATCAGTGCAAATACAATACTGTTTACAATCTGATATATCCATGGTATTTGATGAATGCACTCCTTATAAAATTGGCGAAAGAGTTATAAGCAAAAAAGAAACACTAGACTCAATGTTATTATCAGCTAGATGGGCAGAAAGGTCTTCTATTGAATTTAAGAATCAAGAAAATCAAAACATGCTTTTTGGTATAGTCCAAGGAGGAATGCACGAAGATTTGAGGCAGGAGTCAATCGACAGACTCTCACAAATAGGATTTCATGGATATGCTATAGGAGGACTGTCTGTTGGAGAACCAAAAGATGATATGAAAAGAATACTAGAGCACACTGCTATTAAACTACCAATAAAAACACCAAAATATCTAATGGGTGTAGGAACACCTGAAGATATTGTGCATGGAGTTGCTAATGGCATAGATATGTTTGATTGTGTAATGCCTACAAGAAACGCTCGTAATGGTTGGTTGTTTACAAGATACGGAGATATTAAAATAAGAAATAGCAAGTATAAAAAAGACTCATCTCCGTTAGATGAATCTTGTCAATGTTATACTTGTCAAAATTTCTCACGTTCTTATTTACATCATTTACAACTTACAAAAGAAATAAATGGAGCAAGATTAAATACCATACATAATTTGTACTTCTATTTAAAAATGATGCAAGAAATTAGAGAAGAAATAAATAATGGAACTTTTGATAAATGGCGAATAAATTTTATAAATAATAGACTTAGTAAATTACTATAA
- the yajC gene encoding preprotein translocase subunit YajC — protein MNFINSSNFIIANATSAESNTIMGMFPIIIMFVVLYFLMIRPQIKRQKEHKNLILSLSKGDEITTSGGIMGIISKIQDNYIFLEVSRSNSQPVEIIVQKNAVIGTMPRGTIKSL, from the coding sequence ATGAATTTTATAAACTCTTCAAATTTTATTATTGCAAATGCTACCTCTGCAGAAAGCAATACGATAATGGGTATGTTTCCTATAATAATAATGTTTGTAGTTTTATATTTTTTAATGATTAGACCACAAATAAAACGCCAAAAAGAACATAAGAATTTAATTTTATCATTATCTAAAGGTGATGAAATTACTACTTCTGGAGGAATAATGGGCATAATTAGCAAAATACAAGATAATTATATATTTCTTGAAGTCTCGCGTTCAAATAGTCAACCAGTGGAAATAATTGTTCAAAAAAATGCTGTTATTGGTACAATGCCTAGAGGAACAATAAAATCATTATAA
- a CDS encoding HlyC/CorC family transporter — translation MIELLMSKFRHTPNNLDHLKKILTAANTKGIIDYDVLSIIDGSLVLSNKTSGEIMVPRSKMHMLEVSTPISEMVSTILESTHSRFPIFEGERDNVIGIVLAKELLRYISDPQITLKSLIRSAFFIPESKKLNILLREFRISRNHMAIVIDEHGGISGLVTMEDVLEQIVGNIEDEFDNTENNSIFADGPNQWIVMASTDINHFNDYIKTNLPNTEYDSVGGWLVGELNKIPQCGDKSVYEDLQLEVIRANARKALWLRVKRTIK, via the coding sequence ATGATAGAACTACTTATGTCTAAATTTAGACATACACCTAATAACTTAGATCATCTAAAAAAAATATTAACTGCAGCAAATACAAAAGGAATTATAGATTATGACGTACTATCAATAATAGATGGAAGCTTAGTATTATCCAATAAAACAAGTGGCGAAATAATGGTTCCTCGCTCTAAAATGCATATGCTGGAAGTTTCGACTCCAATATCTGAAATGGTTAGTACGATACTAGAAAGCACCCATTCACGTTTTCCTATATTTGAAGGAGAACGTGATAATGTTATAGGAATAGTTTTAGCAAAAGAACTATTACGCTATATTTCTGATCCACAGATAACATTAAAATCGTTAATTAGATCTGCATTTTTTATTCCAGAATCAAAAAAACTTAACATACTTCTAAGGGAATTTAGAATAAGCAGAAACCATATGGCCATAGTCATAGATGAACATGGCGGAATATCAGGGCTTGTTACTATGGAAGATGTTCTAGAACAAATAGTTGGAAATATAGAAGATGAATTTGATAATACTGAAAATAATTCTATATTTGCAGATGGACCAAACCAATGGATAGTAATGGCTTCTACTGACATAAATCATTTTAATGATTATATAAAAACGAATTTACCAAATACGGAATATGATAGCGTTGGAGGATGGCTAGTGGGAGAATTAAACAAAATACCACAATGTGGCGACAAGTCTGTATACGAAGATCTACAATTAGAAGTTATCAGAGCAAATGCAAGAAAAGCTTTATGGCTTAGAGTAAAGCGTACTATAAAATAG
- the secD gene encoding protein translocase subunit SecD produces MNCYPRWKNILIILTVFIGILYFIPNLYGVSPSIQIRSVKKNIQVDDLLAAKIEAAIKQVNIPYKKCSLVKKGDSSIIDILLLYPDDQIISTSIIENLLNNTYASNPYIVTPNIVSNIPKWMLKLGPFTPKPIVLGLDLRGGIHILIKVDIDKAISSNYDNLLMDIKAITKKHKLDVRKIYNDSKSIRISLANNHDINELNKKIKSSVDGIITNIIGNQLECKFEPSKISEIKKRAIQQNLLTLNNRINALGVSEPVIQQQGSDEIIVQLPGLQDIMKAKEILGRTATIEFRLVDDSKSTQLSLSQGIIPIGKELFCDKHNNRIAVHAHPIINSANIYNAQPGRDPQTGQPSVNLTLDNKGARIFKDVTRDNINKRLAILIYEEGKGEIITAPIIRSEIPNGNIQITGSMNYQEAADISLILRSGLLSAPMNIIEEKIIGPSLGSSNIDKGMKSIFYGFSAIVIFMTLYYQIFGIFASIGLALNIVLLISALSILQATITLPGIAAIALTIGISIDANVLINERIREELRNESNSPKKSIEDGFEKAWNTILDSNLTTFIVGLSLLILGSGSIRGFAVVHCIGILSSIFSSVIFVKFLINLFYGSKKNIKKIYIGQIWKPRSLD; encoded by the coding sequence ATGAACTGCTACCCAAGATGGAAAAACATTCTTATAATACTAACAGTTTTTATAGGAATTCTGTATTTCATACCAAATCTATATGGTGTGTCTCCATCTATCCAAATTAGAAGTGTAAAAAAAAATATACAAGTTGATGATTTGCTAGCAGCAAAAATTGAAGCAGCAATAAAACAAGTGAATATTCCATATAAAAAATGTTCACTTGTAAAAAAAGGCGACTCGTCTATTATAGATATTCTTTTGTTATATCCTGATGATCAAATAATATCCACCAGCATAATAGAAAATTTACTAAATAATACATACGCATCTAACCCCTATATTGTTACGCCTAATATAGTCTCCAATATTCCGAAATGGATGCTAAAACTAGGACCTTTCACACCTAAACCAATCGTACTTGGTTTAGATTTAAGAGGTGGTATTCATATTTTAATTAAGGTTGATATAGATAAAGCTATATCTTCTAACTATGATAATTTATTAATGGATATCAAAGCAATAACAAAAAAACATAAGTTAGACGTTAGAAAAATATACAATGACAGCAAAAGTATTCGTATATCTCTAGCAAACAATCATGATATTAATGAACTCAACAAAAAAATAAAATCTTCTGTCGATGGAATTATTACTAATATAATAGGAAATCAACTTGAATGTAAATTTGAACCTTCTAAAATATCAGAAATAAAAAAACGAGCGATTCAACAAAACCTACTAACATTAAATAATCGTATAAATGCTTTAGGGGTATCTGAACCTGTAATTCAACAACAAGGATCTGATGAAATAATAGTTCAATTGCCAGGCCTACAAGATATTATGAAAGCCAAAGAAATTCTTGGAAGAACTGCCACAATAGAATTCAGGTTAGTTGATGACTCAAAATCAACACAATTATCACTATCTCAAGGAATAATTCCAATTGGCAAAGAACTTTTTTGCGATAAACATAATAATAGAATAGCAGTACATGCCCATCCTATTATTAACAGTGCGAACATATATAATGCACAACCTGGAAGAGATCCACAAACTGGTCAGCCATCTGTCAATTTGACTTTAGATAATAAAGGAGCGAGGATCTTCAAAGATGTGACAAGAGATAATATAAATAAAAGGTTAGCGATATTAATATATGAAGAAGGAAAAGGGGAAATTATAACAGCACCAATAATAAGAAGTGAAATTCCTAATGGAAATATACAAATAACTGGATCTATGAATTATCAAGAAGCAGCTGATATATCTTTGATACTTCGTTCAGGACTGCTATCTGCTCCTATGAACATAATAGAAGAGAAAATCATAGGGCCAAGCTTAGGATCCAGCAATATAGATAAAGGAATGAAATCTATATTTTATGGCTTTTCTGCTATAGTAATTTTCATGACATTATACTATCAAATCTTTGGCATATTTGCTTCCATTGGATTAGCATTAAACATAGTACTATTAATTTCCGCATTATCAATATTACAAGCAACAATTACATTACCAGGTATAGCGGCCATTGCGCTAACAATAGGGATTTCAATAGATGCTAATGTTTTAATAAACGAACGCATAAGAGAAGAGTTACGAAATGAGTCAAATTCACCAAAAAAATCAATAGAAGATGGGTTTGAAAAGGCATGGAATACTATCTTAGATTCAAACTTAACCACTTTTATTGTTGGTTTATCTTTATTAATATTAGGGTCAGGATCTATAAGAGGATTTGCTGTAGTACATTGCATTGGCATCTTATCATCAATTTTTTCTTCTGTAATATTTGTAAAATTTTTAATTAATCTATTCTATGGAAGTAAAAAAAACATAAAAAAAATATATATTGGCCAAATTTGGAAACCAAGAAGTTTAGATTAG
- the queA gene encoding tRNA preQ1(34) S-adenosylmethionine ribosyltransferase-isomerase QueA, whose product MQPLSLEKKFFEYILPEDLIAQSPSKERSSSRLLYVDHNKKMHDLYFYNIVNLMKKGDLLIFNNTKVIKARLSGHKESGGKIEIMIERILNNNRALAQIKSNKPIRDNTKIFISDRTYAIIEKRHNDFFELKFSDCINKILDQYGRIPLPPYIKKNIDEIDELRYQTVYAKLSGAVAAPTAGLHFDNNIISDLEKFGIETSFITLHVGAGTFQPIRTSSIEKHIMHSEQYHVPQNTIEKIKTARSSGNKIIAVGTTTARALESASLINNNYDCINRTILEETNGETQLYIRPGYKFRIIDNLITNFHLPKSTLLLLVAALTGQDTIHEAYQHAIKEKYRFFSYGDAMFIEPSI is encoded by the coding sequence ATGCAACCATTATCATTAGAGAAAAAATTCTTCGAATATATATTACCTGAAGACCTTATTGCACAAAGCCCTTCTAAAGAAAGGTCTTCTAGCAGATTATTATACGTTGATCATAACAAAAAGATGCATGATTTATACTTCTATAATATAGTTAATTTAATGAAGAAAGGAGATCTTCTTATCTTTAATAACACCAAAGTTATTAAGGCAAGATTATCTGGCCATAAAGAAAGTGGCGGCAAAATAGAAATAATGATTGAACGCATACTAAATAATAATAGAGCTTTAGCGCAAATAAAATCTAATAAGCCAATAAGGGATAATACAAAAATATTCATTTCTGATAGAACATATGCCATCATTGAAAAACGTCACAATGATTTTTTTGAGTTAAAATTCTCAGACTGTATAAATAAAATATTAGATCAATATGGCAGAATACCTCTACCACCTTATATTAAAAAAAACATTGATGAAATTGATGAATTAAGATATCAGACAGTCTATGCAAAACTTTCAGGAGCTGTAGCAGCTCCAACAGCAGGACTCCATTTCGATAATAACATTATAAGTGATTTGGAAAAATTTGGCATAGAAACATCATTCATAACATTACACGTTGGTGCTGGAACGTTTCAGCCTATAAGAACAAGTAGCATTGAAAAACATATTATGCATTCAGAACAATACCATGTACCACAAAATACAATAGAAAAAATAAAAACGGCAAGATCTAGTGGAAATAAAATAATTGCAGTAGGCACTACTACCGCAAGGGCTTTAGAGTCAGCATCATTAATTAATAATAATTATGATTGCATTAATAGAACTATTTTAGAAGAAACAAATGGCGAGACACAATTATACATAAGACCAGGGTATAAATTTCGCATAATTGATAATTTGATTACAAATTTTCATTTACCAAAATCAACCCTGCTTTTATTAGTAGCAGCACTAACTGGACAAGACACTATTCATGAAGCTTATCAACATGCGATTAAAGAAAAGTATCGTTTTTTTAGTTACGGTGATGCCATGTTTATAGAGCCATCAATATAA
- the secF gene encoding protein translocase subunit SecF, whose protein sequence is MELFRISKTIHFMRYAVLLNIISLVTFTVSLFFIYHKGFNLSTEFTGGSIIEASYSGEKILQLDEIKSSLTNIPHIEHIQVQYLGSSKEIIIRLPNLENFSLETTTSTILSELQKYDNSFNINKTEFIGPQVGEKLLQDMLLSVIMLVIGIIFYLSIRFELIIAAAVVMANLHDVVIILGFFAFFQWEFSLSVLAGTLAALGYSVNESVIVMDRVRENYLKYIGPKNIKNTKALINKSITQTISRTIITHGSTQFMILSILLFGGASLHYFAVALTIGIWFGIYSSIFVSSSLALLMKFGKKAFHAETHD, encoded by the coding sequence ATGGAACTGTTCCGCATTAGTAAAACTATACATTTTATGCGATATGCTGTTTTACTAAATATCATAAGTTTAGTAACGTTTACTGTGTCTTTATTTTTTATATATCATAAAGGCTTTAATCTATCCACTGAATTCACTGGTGGATCAATTATAGAAGCGTCCTACTCTGGAGAAAAAATACTACAACTTGATGAAATCAAGTCATCTCTAACAAATATTCCACATATAGAACATATACAAGTTCAATATCTTGGGTCTTCGAAAGAAATAATAATAAGATTACCAAATTTAGAAAATTTTTCTCTAGAAACTACAACATCTACTATACTAAGTGAACTACAAAAATATGATAATTCATTTAATATAAATAAAACAGAATTTATAGGACCACAAGTAGGAGAAAAGTTATTACAAGATATGTTGCTATCTGTAATTATGTTAGTCATAGGCATCATATTTTATTTAAGCATTAGATTTGAATTGATAATAGCTGCTGCTGTTGTCATGGCAAATCTGCATGATGTAGTAATTATTCTAGGATTTTTTGCTTTTTTTCAATGGGAGTTTTCCCTTTCTGTATTAGCAGGAACGCTTGCTGCACTAGGATATTCTGTTAATGAATCAGTAATTGTAATGGATAGAGTAAGAGAAAATTATTTAAAGTACATAGGCCCTAAAAACATAAAAAACACAAAAGCCTTAATTAATAAATCAATAACTCAAACTATTTCTAGAACAATAATCACACATGGTTCAACCCAATTCATGATTTTATCAATATTACTATTTGGAGGTGCATCTTTGCATTATTTTGCTGTTGCTCTCACTATAGGAATATGGTTTGGTATTTATTCGTCTATATTTGTTTCTTCTTCACTAGCTTTGCTAATGAAATTTGGAAAAAAAGCATTTCATGCAGAAACACATGATTAG
- the ybeY gene encoding rRNA maturation RNase YbeY, with amino-acid sequence MRKANLNPTAKLSLSIQYATQNCEIPRWKIRKWVRKSIESTTNFISKEIKSIIITVRLVEEEEGRLLNKSFRNKDYATNVLTFEYGITENLLTADLVLCLPIIYKEAEEQNKNRFEHAAHIVIHGVLHALGFDHKEHLEALEMESIEISILENLKIKNPYEQ; translated from the coding sequence ATGAGAAAAGCTAATCTTAATCCAACAGCTAAACTGTCTCTATCTATACAATATGCTACTCAAAATTGTGAAATTCCTAGATGGAAAATAAGAAAATGGGTTCGCAAATCGATTGAATCTACTACTAATTTCATATCAAAAGAAATAAAATCAATTATAATAACAGTGAGACTAGTAGAAGAAGAAGAAGGTAGATTATTGAATAAATCCTTTCGAAATAAAGATTATGCAACAAATGTTTTAACATTTGAGTATGGAATAACTGAAAATTTATTAACTGCTGATTTAGTTCTTTGTCTACCTATTATATACAAAGAAGCTGAGGAGCAAAATAAAAACAGATTTGAACATGCAGCTCATATAGTAATACATGGTGTATTACATGCATTAGGATTCGATCATAAAGAACATTTAGAAGCACTAGAAATGGAAAGTATTGAAATTTCAATACTTGAAAATCTAAAAATAAAGAATCCTTATGAACAATAA
- a CDS encoding 16S rRNA (uracil(1498)-N(3))-methyltransferase, which translates to MRRPRFFLESNLSPDINVLLPKEITHYAKQVLRLQNNDDIILFNGKNGEYNATITFVKESAYAKILSFNSKEIELQGSITLVQSLTTNNKMDLIIEKAVELGVQKIIPLKTNRSIVQLTNEKLQNKIRHWEKIIRSASAQCGRNQLMAIENPISFDRYLASISNQTHLFCHPIHSQNLTEVLKTQINTKKLSIMIGPEGGWTEEECAQARKIHDIKFVNFGNRILRTETAGITIVAAVISLMNWYE; encoded by the coding sequence ATGCGTCGACCTCGTTTCTTCTTAGAAAGTAATTTATCTCCAGATATAAATGTGTTATTACCAAAGGAAATAACACATTACGCTAAACAAGTCTTAAGACTACAAAACAATGATGATATTATATTGTTTAATGGAAAAAATGGAGAATATAATGCAACAATAACATTTGTTAAAGAATCTGCTTATGCAAAAATATTATCATTCAACTCTAAAGAAATAGAACTTCAAGGGTCGATTACACTTGTACAGTCTTTAACGACTAACAATAAAATGGATCTTATAATAGAAAAAGCCGTTGAGTTAGGAGTGCAGAAAATAATTCCATTAAAAACAAACAGAAGTATAGTTCAATTAACCAATGAAAAATTACAAAACAAGATAAGACATTGGGAAAAAATAATCAGATCAGCTAGTGCACAATGTGGTCGCAACCAACTTATGGCTATAGAAAACCCAATATCATTTGATCGATACTTAGCATCAATATCAAACCAAACACATTTATTTTGTCATCCAATACATAGTCAAAATCTAACAGAAGTTTTAAAAACACAAATTAATACAAAAAAATTATCTATAATGATAGGACCTGAAGGAGGATGGACTGAGGAAGAATGTGCTCAAGCAAGAAAAATACATGATATCAAATTCGTTAATTTTGGTAATAGAATATTACGCACAGAAACTGCAGGTATTACAATAGTAGCAGCTGTTATTAGCTTGATGAATTGGTATGAGTAG